From Patescibacteria group bacterium, a single genomic window includes:
- a CDS encoding 50S ribosomal protein L25, which translates to MLKLEVEKREATQKPKKLREEGKIPAVFYSGKEPTTSITLSKKDFEKVWKEAGESSVIELSGVGDNKEALIHDVDTDPVSGSVRHADFYIIEKGKKVTVKVPIEFDGTPLAVKDLGGTLVKVIHELEIEVLPKDLPHNIIVDVSSLSDFESRIFVKDIKLPEGVISLLNPDDAVALVTEVIEEIEEEAETPDLSGIESEQK; encoded by the coding sequence ATGTTAAAACTTGAAGTTGAAAAACGGGAAGCAACACAAAAGCCGAAAAAATTGAGAGAGGAGGGGAAAATCCCCGCAGTTTTTTATAGTGGCAAAGAGCCAACAACTTCAATAACATTATCCAAGAAAGATTTTGAAAAGGTATGGAAGGAAGCTGGGGAGTCATCGGTTATAGAGCTTTCAGGTGTCGGTGACAATAAAGAGGCGTTGATTCACGATGTAGACACAGATCCAGTATCAGGCAGTGTCCGTCATGCAGATTTTTATATTATTGAAAAAGGTAAAAAAGTTACTGTTAAAGTTCCTATTGAATTTGATGGCACTCCACTGGCAGTAAAAGATCTTGGGGGCACCCTCGTTAAGGTAATACATGAGCTTGAAATTGAAGTACTTCCAAAAGATTTACCGCACAACATCATAGTTGACGTTTCTTCCCTGTCTGATTTTGAAAGCAGAATTTTTGTAAAAGATATTAAACTTCCGGAAGGAGTTATTTCTCTTCTAAATCCCGATGATGCGGTAGCACTGGTCACAGAAGTTATTGAAGAAATTGAGGAGGAAGCAGAGACTCCCGATCTCTCTGGAATTGAGTCTGAACAAAAATGA
- a CDS encoding D-glycerate dehydrogenase, whose protein sequence is MKKIYITRAIPESGIKLLKEEGHEVTVSEKDGVLTTEELISELKKTEYDAVLCLLTDTINVAVYDAVPSSKIFANYAVGYNNIDVEEAKERGITVTNTPGVLTETVAEHTFALLLAIALRVAEGDRFTRKGLYDGWAPMLLLGTDLKGKTLGILGAGQIGQRVTHHAVRGFDMKVCYYDVKRNEEFEKEYGATFEESVEGVLKKADFVTVHVPLLDSTKHLINAERLKMMKPTAYLINSSRGPVVDESALVEALKNKTIRGAALDVFEEEPKLAPGLSELENVVITPHTASATEETRGKMSEIAAQNIIEYLSGKTPPNIVS, encoded by the coding sequence ATGAAAAAAATCTACATAACACGAGCAATACCAGAGTCAGGAATTAAACTACTAAAAGAAGAGGGGCATGAGGTTACGGTAAGTGAAAAAGACGGAGTATTAACCACAGAGGAACTTATTTCTGAACTGAAAAAAACAGAGTATGATGCTGTACTTTGTCTTTTAACAGATACCATAAATGTTGCAGTGTACGACGCAGTCCCCTCCTCAAAAATTTTTGCAAATTATGCAGTCGGCTACAACAATATAGATGTTGAAGAAGCAAAGGAGCGTGGTATTACTGTCACAAACACTCCTGGGGTGTTGACAGAAACGGTAGCCGAACACACCTTTGCACTACTACTTGCAATTGCACTGCGCGTTGCCGAGGGTGACAGATTTACCAGGAAAGGATTATACGATGGGTGGGCGCCAATGCTTCTCTTGGGTACAGACCTAAAAGGTAAAACATTGGGAATTCTTGGTGCTGGACAAATAGGACAGCGGGTGACGCATCATGCAGTAAGGGGCTTTGATATGAAGGTCTGCTACTACGATGTAAAAAGAAATGAAGAATTTGAAAAAGAGTACGGAGCGACATTTGAAGAAAGTGTCGAGGGAGTACTCAAGAAGGCAGATTTTGTGACTGTGCATGTTCCCCTTTTGGATTCAACAAAACATTTAATCAATGCAGAGCGGTTGAAAATGATGAAACCGACTGCGTATCTGATAAATTCATCACGTGGTCCTGTTGTGGACGAGAGTGCATTAGTAGAAGCGCTTAAGAATAAAACAATACGTGGAGCGGCTCTCGATGTGTTTGAAGAAGAACCAAAACTTGCGCCTGGACTTTCTGAACTTGAGAATGTGGTTATCACACCACACACAGCGTCGGCGACGGAAGAAACACGTGGTAAAATGTCGGAGATTGCCGCACAAAATATTATTGAATATCTTTCTGGTAAGACTCCACCGAATATCGTTTCATAA